From one Allorhizobium ampelinum S4 genomic stretch:
- a CDS encoding MFS transporter: MQRAAGIPQGVLLISMAWLAPIGSTLFAPVLPQIIQHFSSEANASLLAPIALVTPALFVALLAPVAGILADRIGRKTLLFYSMLFYAIAGVMPVWLDSLYTIIASRVVVGIAEAGVMTAGTALICDYFAGERRAHWLSLQFGSASFVATVCFVLAGFLGGYGWRVPFLVYGATALFIPLILMVLFEPSRVDSSSRPTDMPGDTRDAEGGLFNTRFIVCLVLTMICGMLFYVMPVHVSLLLAERGIVEPSVLGLASAAGSFGVVAGTLLFRSQARRSIGVLLSAAMVLQGIGFILLYTQTSLMGGIVGMFINNIGCGISLPLVLAFTMARLPDVYRGRASGIWTSMFFIGQFICPLVVGAVSAASGGMIGAMAGFAAFTLLGAGVFAIWSIFGMALKEPVTIKRELVGLH, from the coding sequence ATGCAAAGAGCCGCCGGTATACCTCAAGGAGTGTTACTCATCTCAATGGCCTGGCTGGCGCCGATCGGATCGACATTGTTCGCGCCGGTCTTGCCGCAGATCATCCAGCATTTTTCCTCGGAGGCGAATGCGTCGCTGCTTGCTCCGATCGCCCTCGTCACGCCGGCACTATTTGTGGCGCTGCTTGCCCCGGTTGCCGGGATACTTGCCGATAGAATCGGTCGCAAGACGCTATTGTTTTATTCCATGCTGTTTTACGCCATTGCCGGTGTCATGCCAGTCTGGCTTGATAGCCTTTATACAATTATCGCATCGAGAGTTGTGGTTGGTATCGCCGAAGCGGGTGTCATGACGGCAGGGACGGCCCTGATCTGCGATTATTTTGCAGGCGAACGTCGGGCGCACTGGCTATCTCTGCAATTCGGGTCGGCCTCTTTTGTCGCAACCGTTTGTTTCGTGCTGGCAGGATTTCTGGGTGGTTACGGTTGGCGCGTACCGTTCCTTGTCTATGGTGCCACGGCGCTGTTCATTCCGCTTATCCTGATGGTGTTGTTCGAGCCGTCACGCGTGGACTCATCGAGCCGTCCAACTGACATGCCCGGGGATACGCGGGACGCCGAAGGCGGGCTTTTCAACACGCGGTTTATCGTTTGCCTCGTCTTGACGATGATCTGCGGCATGCTCTTCTACGTGATGCCGGTCCATGTGTCCCTGCTGCTTGCCGAGCGCGGCATTGTTGAGCCAAGCGTGCTTGGTCTTGCCAGCGCTGCCGGGTCTTTCGGTGTCGTCGCAGGAACCCTGTTGTTCCGGTCTCAGGCGCGACGTTCCATCGGTGTGCTCTTGTCGGCGGCCATGGTGTTGCAGGGTATCGGTTTCATCCTGCTCTATACCCAGACGTCATTGATGGGTGGAATCGTTGGCATGTTCATCAATAATATTGGCTGCGGTATTTCGCTACCTCTGGTTTTGGCCTTCACCATGGCGCGGCTGCCGGATGTTTATCGAGGCAGGGCCTCCGGTATCTGGACGTCGATGTTTTTCATCGGCCAGTTCATTTGCCCCCTCGTGGTTGGCGCTGTCTCCGCTGCCTCCGGCGGAATGATCGGAGCAATGGCGGGTTTTGCAGCTTTTACGCTGCTGGGAGCCGGCGTCTTCGCCATCTGGTCGATATTCGGTATGGCGTTGAAGGAGCCTGTCACCATCAAGCGGGAACTGGTCGGGCTTCATTGA
- a CDS encoding SphA family protein, which translates to MQAWSKKRRLGWSGIYYGANPRAIRQSRIWGGLLFWLGKWDKFMGNRRLDFAVLLMGTCLLASQGGQAFAAEFYQTSTPGASTDIRAAELPPEAGFYAVGGSWGSWRNSLRDNSGNSMFPDTSERLFQGQLGGLYVYDGEIFGGRMASSLVFVYGEHDLTITKTTPANLSSKNTGWFDAYSDIFFWSKSWYEGPPPGAPGQPKPAADFIPPMPVGFTLGLGVGVTIPMGLFDNEKVGNPGFSNWVLSPNVAMTYRTRPILLEGTEFSTRIFYNHNFDRDDSTGGFTYRDGDYLSADFAVTERYNRYQFGLAGNVKWQVQDDDGSPANLALDGRRHKSIRLGPIVAVDFPSQRATVTIKYLTDVYNRNSFKGDYLQVNFIKKLW; encoded by the coding sequence TTGCAAGCCTGGAGCAAGAAGAGGCGGTTAGGGTGGTCTGGGATTTACTATGGAGCGAATCCCAGGGCGATTCGACAGAGCCGGATTTGGGGTGGCCTATTATTTTGGCTGGGAAAGTGGGACAAGTTTATGGGAAATAGACGGTTAGATTTTGCGGTTCTGCTGATGGGCACTTGCCTATTGGCTTCTCAAGGTGGGCAGGCCTTTGCTGCCGAGTTTTATCAGACGTCCACACCGGGCGCCTCTACGGATATAAGGGCTGCGGAATTGCCGCCTGAGGCTGGCTTCTATGCAGTCGGTGGCAGTTGGGGCAGTTGGCGGAACTCTCTGCGTGACAATAGCGGAAATTCGATGTTCCCTGATACAAGCGAAAGGCTTTTTCAGGGGCAGTTGGGTGGGCTTTACGTCTATGACGGAGAGATTTTTGGCGGGCGAATGGCGTCGTCTCTGGTCTTCGTTTACGGAGAGCACGATCTGACGATTACAAAAACAACGCCAGCCAATCTGTCTTCCAAAAATACCGGTTGGTTCGACGCCTATTCCGATATCTTCTTCTGGTCGAAGAGCTGGTATGAAGGCCCGCCTCCTGGCGCTCCTGGTCAACCAAAGCCCGCTGCTGATTTCATTCCGCCGATGCCAGTTGGTTTCACCCTGGGTCTTGGTGTTGGTGTCACCATACCAATGGGCTTGTTCGACAATGAAAAGGTTGGCAATCCAGGCTTCAGTAACTGGGTTCTGTCTCCAAACGTCGCCATGACCTATCGAACCCGTCCTATTCTTTTGGAAGGGACGGAGTTTTCGACCCGTATCTTCTACAATCACAATTTCGACCGGGATGACTCGACGGGCGGTTTCACCTATCGCGACGGTGATTATCTTTCGGCCGATTTCGCCGTTACAGAACGGTATAATCGCTACCAGTTCGGTCTTGCCGGCAATGTCAAATGGCAGGTTCAGGATGATGATGGCTCTCCGGCCAATCTAGCCTTGGACGGACGGCGGCATAAATCCATACGCCTTGGTCCCATCGTCGCGGTTGATTTTCCTTCACAACGTGCGACCGTGACCATCAAATACCTGACGGATGTCTACAACAGGAATTCATTCAAGGGTGATTATCTGCAAGTGAACTTTATCAAAAAGCTCTGGTAA
- a CDS encoding oxidoreductase, with the protein MRFVRLWAYIVLSVAPVSMALAGTFAEPKGKPILVISGNIENRNTAEGAAFDLGMLEAIGSTVIKTANPWYEGRTAFEGVPLKKLMDFVGAKGTKVTAVALNDYVTTIPLDDFNRFNVLLAFKRDENYMPVRDKGPLFIVYPYDSDQQLQSQVYYMRSAWQVSKLIVE; encoded by the coding sequence ATGAGATTCGTCCGCCTTTGGGCCTATATCGTGCTGTCGGTCGCTCCCGTTTCGATGGCGCTGGCGGGAACATTCGCTGAGCCGAAAGGCAAGCCTATCCTAGTGATTTCCGGCAATATTGAAAACCGCAATACGGCGGAGGGAGCTGCTTTTGATCTTGGTATGCTGGAAGCCATTGGTTCTACAGTGATTAAAACCGCCAATCCTTGGTATGAAGGGCGTACGGCTTTTGAAGGCGTTCCGCTTAAAAAACTGATGGATTTCGTGGGAGCAAAGGGAACGAAGGTGACAGCCGTTGCTCTCAACGATTATGTGACAACAATTCCGCTTGATGATTTCAATCGGTTCAATGTTTTGCTCGCTTTCAAGCGGGACGAGAATTATATGCCGGTGAGGGATAAAGGGCCGCTCTTCATTGTCTATCCCTATGATAGTGACCAACAGCTTCAAAGTCAGGTATATTACATGCGATCGGCATGGCAGGTTTCAAAGCTCATTGTGGAATAG
- a CDS encoding putative bifunctional diguanylate cyclase/phosphodiesterase gives MATGYIAYVIAERQTTLEKFARYNDSWAVSQTLSEYMRLEHRLATSAFDMGEFDRDDLRLRLDIMLSRLELFEQGNLKSFIDADPQRVDLIAKLSDVLETLNGRFGTLDLEAIKVLLQKMELLDGPMTRLASSALEADVSKIGAAQAELRHLHLIYTALAGGLILCGIVLVGLLLRHNSLLDKAHRRMQRLTDDLRAASWELKSQNNRLEYVAHHDSLTGLPNRILFRQDLEARLVSAKAGGPPAIILLLDLDGFKDVNDTLGHDIGDALLRMVASRLVDIKDHGDLVCRLGGDEFAILSTGLTETQAMDFATHLMHELGLVYLVGDQEIKIGTCVGVAIFNDEPDTDELFKRADLALYEAKALGPSHACVFENQMQTRLKDRKSFEADLQTALQNGEMEVYYQPLATTATREICGYEALLRWTHPSRGSVSPVDFIPVAEKIGVIDGLGDWVLRTACMEAASWRGNLKIAVNLSSVQFRSATLVQKVLDALEISGLSAGRLELEITESVLLDKNELTLKTLRELKAIGIQIAMDDFGTGYSSLGSLRGFPFDKLKIDRSFIRDVTTRADALAIAELVTGIGASLGMTTTAEGVETEEQFECVKRLGCDQVQGYLIGRPEPASFLTHLLQEDDNKEVTFDQSW, from the coding sequence ATGGCAACCGGGTACATCGCCTATGTGATAGCCGAACGTCAAACGACGCTTGAGAAATTTGCCCGTTACAATGATTCCTGGGCCGTCAGTCAAACCCTCTCCGAATATATGAGGCTTGAGCATCGGCTGGCGACATCCGCATTCGACATGGGTGAGTTTGACCGGGATGATTTGCGTCTTCGTCTGGATATCATGCTGAGCCGGCTGGAATTATTCGAGCAAGGCAATTTAAAGAGCTTCATTGATGCCGATCCGCAGCGTGTGGATCTGATCGCCAAGCTCAGCGACGTTCTTGAAACTCTCAACGGGCGGTTCGGAACGCTGGACCTTGAAGCCATCAAAGTGCTGTTACAGAAAATGGAACTTCTGGATGGTCCGATGACAAGGCTGGCATCGTCTGCTCTCGAAGCCGACGTCAGCAAGATTGGTGCCGCCCAGGCTGAGTTGCGGCACCTTCATCTCATCTACACCGCCCTTGCTGGGGGGCTTATCCTGTGCGGTATTGTGCTTGTCGGCTTGCTTTTGCGTCACAACAGTCTTCTGGATAAAGCACATCGGCGTATGCAACGGTTGACAGACGATCTGCGTGCGGCGTCCTGGGAGCTGAAGTCACAAAACAATCGCCTCGAATATGTCGCTCACCATGATTCCCTGACAGGTCTGCCCAATCGCATCCTCTTTCGTCAGGATCTGGAAGCAAGGCTGGTATCGGCCAAAGCTGGCGGACCGCCGGCCATCATCCTGCTGTTGGATCTCGATGGGTTCAAGGATGTGAACGACACGCTAGGTCACGACATCGGTGATGCCTTGCTAAGGATGGTTGCGAGTCGGCTTGTCGACATCAAGGACCACGGCGATCTCGTCTGTCGTTTGGGAGGAGACGAATTCGCGATCTTGTCCACCGGTCTGACCGAGACACAGGCGATGGATTTTGCCACGCATCTGATGCATGAACTTGGCCTTGTGTACCTTGTCGGAGACCAGGAAATCAAGATCGGCACTTGTGTGGGTGTGGCTATCTTCAATGACGAGCCGGATACGGACGAACTCTTCAAGCGTGCTGACCTTGCTCTCTATGAAGCCAAGGCGTTGGGGCCGAGCCATGCCTGTGTGTTTGAAAACCAGATGCAGACAAGGTTGAAGGACAGAAAGTCGTTCGAGGCGGATTTGCAAACGGCCTTGCAAAATGGGGAAATGGAAGTCTACTACCAACCATTGGCGACCACTGCGACGCGCGAGATTTGCGGTTATGAAGCATTGCTGCGCTGGACACATCCAAGCCGCGGTTCGGTATCACCGGTTGACTTCATCCCTGTCGCCGAGAAAATCGGGGTCATCGATGGGCTTGGGGATTGGGTTCTGCGGACCGCTTGCATGGAAGCGGCAAGCTGGCGCGGCAATCTCAAAATCGCGGTGAACCTGTCCTCAGTGCAGTTTCGCAGCGCGACGCTCGTGCAAAAGGTTTTAGATGCCCTGGAAATCAGCGGCCTTTCTGCGGGCCGTCTAGAGCTTGAGATCACTGAATCCGTCTTGCTTGACAAAAACGAACTGACCCTGAAAACCTTGAGGGAGTTGAAGGCGATCGGGATTCAGATTGCCATGGATGATTTCGGCACGGGTTATTCTTCGCTCGGCAGCTTGCGGGGCTTTCCGTTTGACAAGTTGAAGATCGATCGGTCTTTTATCCGCGATGTGACGACAAGGGCGGATGCCCTGGCAATCGCAGAGCTTGTGACAGGAATTGGCGCCAGCCTTGGCATGACCACGACGGCTGAAGGTGTGGAAACGGAAGAACAATTCGAATGCGTGAAAAGACTGGGTTGCGATCAGGTCCAGGGATACCTGATCGGCAGGCCAGAACCGGCGAGCTTTCTCACCCATCTTCTTCAGGAAGATGACAACAAGGAAGTAACCTTCGACCAATCATGGTAA
- a CDS encoding MBL fold metallo-hydrolase, with protein MNSSVFQVKFWGVRGSIPVCGAEFDVYGGNTPCIEVRCGEHRLIFDAGSGIRQAGLDMMGDKTSNVDLFFSHCHYDHIIGLPFFKPIYNPEITVNIWSGHLAGSMTTDQMIHQFVSPPYFPVKMDICKASLQFHDFRAGDILTPRPGISIGTFALDHPGGCIGYRVEWAGKVLALVFDIEHQPGELDPTALALMANADIAVYDAAFTEAEMQRYRGFGHSSWEQGVKLAEQANVGQLLLFHHAPWRTDSEMALLERLAQEAFPATLMARDGMLLDI; from the coding sequence GTGAACAGTAGCGTGTTTCAGGTGAAATTCTGGGGTGTTCGCGGCAGTATCCCGGTCTGCGGCGCGGAATTCGATGTTTATGGCGGGAACACGCCCTGTATCGAGGTGCGCTGTGGCGAGCACAGGCTTATTTTCGATGCCGGCTCCGGTATTCGTCAGGCCGGTCTGGATATGATGGGAGACAAGACCAGCAATGTCGACCTGTTCTTTTCCCACTGTCACTACGATCACATTATCGGCTTGCCTTTTTTCAAGCCGATCTACAATCCCGAGATCACCGTCAATATCTGGTCCGGCCACCTTGCCGGTAGCATGACGACGGATCAGATGATCCATCAATTCGTCAGTCCGCCCTATTTTCCCGTGAAGATGGATATCTGCAAGGCTTCTTTGCAGTTTCATGATTTTCGTGCCGGCGATATTCTGACGCCTCGTCCTGGTATTTCCATCGGCACATTTGCGCTCGATCATCCGGGCGGATGCATTGGCTACCGGGTGGAATGGGCAGGTAAGGTGCTGGCATTGGTGTTTGACATAGAACATCAGCCCGGCGAACTCGACCCGACAGCGCTGGCGCTGATGGCCAATGCCGATATTGCGGTCTACGACGCCGCCTTTACCGAAGCGGAAATGCAGCGTTATCGAGGGTTTGGCCATTCGAGCTGGGAGCAGGGCGTGAAATTGGCCGAGCAGGCAAATGTGGGCCAATTATTGCTGTTCCATCACGCCCCATGGCGCACCGACAGCGAAATGGCACTGTTGGAACGGTTGGCGCAGGAAGCGTTTCCAGCGACGCTTATGGCTCGTGACGGAATGCTTCTCGATATCTGA